In a genomic window of Magnolia sinica isolate HGM2019 chromosome 16, MsV1, whole genome shotgun sequence:
- the LOC131228550 gene encoding protein RIK isoform X4, with the protein MVEEILKQGQISKPASTPFLSVVNISGQATQSLSTCLFLGFDTDPSLNIAARIRGPNDQYINHIMNETGASVILRGRGSGNLESPHGEEIQQTLHLYLSSTNPKSLEDAKLLAENLLDTISVECGASRVSSCNVYNAVPPPQQLSGIQSSTLVQNVIASPVASTACSTIASASVVPFVTTTIAPISSTTSVVSSACPQGTVPQSGVVFNYGQPQANRISYPQPSVPGGTSYIGYGGIYPQATPLQQVALALRQAPSPMTSVIAPTTSAVSTLPKMSSSSTTETDKRPPQKRKFQELPIASKEPASLHQNSRQGSEFLKPGVPYEDFSLRNVSTMPPPKKLIQSTSNGMPPPPPPRAMPPPPPKSPSSPSPPPIQEADSENIPKGLTTDTLSDTLVKLVEYGEEDDDAEVTGEEYPRSNLGLATAAKPFWAV; encoded by the exons ATGGTTGAGGAAATACTGAAGCAAGGACAAATTTCAAAGCCAGCCTCTACTCCTTTTCTTTCTGTTGTGAACATCAGCGGGCAg GCTACTCAGTCCTTGAGCACATGTCTGTTCTTGGGATTCGACACTGACCCGTCATTAAATATTGCAGCTCGCATCCGAGGACCAAAt GACCAGTATATAAATCACATTATGAATGAAACAGGAGCAAGTGTCATACTGAGGGGGCGGGGTTCAGGAAATCTTGAAAGTCCACATGGTGAAG AAATACAGCAAACTCTGCATTTATATTTGTCGAGTACTAATCCAAAGAGTCTTGAAGATGCAAAGCTCCTAGCCGAAAATCTTTTAGACACAATCAGTGTAGAATGTGGGGCTTCCAG GGTATCCTCATGTAACGTTTATAACGCTGTGCCTCCTCCTCAGCAGTTAAGCGGGATTCAAAGCTCTACATTGGTGCAAAATGTAATTGCAAGTCCAGTTGCAAGTACAGCATGCTCAACCATTGCTTCGGCATCTGTAGTTCCTTTTGTCACAACAACCATAGCACCAATTTCCTCAACTACCTCTGTTGTCTCCAGTGCCTGTCCTCAAGGGACAGTACCACAATCTGGGGTTGTGTTCAATTATGGACAGCCACAAGCAAATAGAATTTCCTATCCTCAGCCTTCAGTGCCTGGGGGAACAAGCTATATTGGATATGGTGGGATCTATCCACAAGCCACGCCATTGCAGCAAGTTGCTCTAGCACTGAGACAGGCGCCTTCTCCAATGACTTCTGTGATTGCTCCCACAACTTCAGCCGTCAGCACACTGCCAAAGATGAGTTCGAGCTCCACCACTGAAACTGATAAACGGCCTCCACAGAAGCGGAAGTTTCAGGAGTTACCAATTGCTTCAAAAGAACCTGCTAGCCTTCACCAG AACTCACGACAAGGATCAGAATTTCTTAAGCCAGGTGTCCCTTATGAGGATTTCAGCTTGAGGAATGTTTCAACTATGCCACCTCCAAAGAAGTTGATCCAGTCGACATCCAATGGGATGCCGCCACCACCTCCTCCGAGGGCCATGCCCCCACCACCACCTAAGTCCCCATCTTCGCCATCACCCCCGCCTATTCAAGAGGCAGATAGCGAGAACATCCCAAAGGGACTGACAACTGACACACTCTCAG ATACTCTGGTCAAGCTAGTGGAGTATGGAGAGGAGGACGACGATGCTGAGGTGACTGGCGAAGAATACCCAAGAAGCAATTTGGGGCTAGCGACAGCTGCTAAGCCATTCTGGGCTGTATGA